A DNA window from Vigna angularis cultivar LongXiaoDou No.4 chromosome 1, ASM1680809v1, whole genome shotgun sequence contains the following coding sequences:
- the LOC108340646 gene encoding uncharacterized protein LOC108340646 has translation MACRVQKRISLRRKLHILRVLTNSYSAKRTSIANTTILRLYKLKLALENLKRHYENLLAAREDYINLLNHVKENKDVKVEKVRAGTFTVKVTCEKGSNKLVGILEAFDEMCLNVQQAKVSCEKGFSMEAIVVAEDQTLDVRDVTEALLKAIGKQSGENTQKFDKKL, from the exons ATGGCTTGCAGAGTGCAGAAAAGGATATCACTGCGCAGAAAACTTCATATTCTGCGAGTCCTTACCAACTCATATTCT gcCAAGAGAACCTCCATTGCCAATACCACCATTCTGCGCTTGTACAAGCTAAAGCTCGCCTTGGAAAATCTCAAAAGACATTATGAAAACCTACTGGCCGCAAGAGAAGACTACATTAACCTATTGAACCATGTCAAAGAGAACAAG GATGTGAAAGTAGAGAAGGTAAGGGCAGGAACCTTTACGGTGAAGGTCACCTGTGAGAAGGGGAGTAACAAGCTAGTGGGTATTTTAGAGGCATTTGATGAGATGTGTCTGAATGTTCAACAAGCCAAAGTTTCATGCGAAAAGGGTTTTTCTATGGAAGCCATTGTTGTGGCTGAGGACCAGACCCTTGATGTAAGGGATGTCACTGAAGCGCTTCTGAAAGCTATTGGGAAGCAGAGTGGTGAGAACACGCAGAAGTTTGACAAAAAGCTctga